TCACCATCCCCATCCAATGCAGAGCGCTGAGTACGGGGGCTGCTCGCTGCGCAGGATGAGCGCCATGCAGGCGCTGCAGCTGCTGGACCAACTGGTGGATGAATCCGACCCAGACGTGGATTTCCCCAACTCCCTTCACGCCTATCAGACAGCAGAGGGCATCCGGCGGGCCCACCCTGATAAAGGTGGGGTGATAAGGGGGGCTCTGACTGCCCGAGCCCCCTCCCCAGGCTGTGGATGGGGGTGTTGATGGATCCTGCTTACCCACAGATTGGTTCCATCTCGTGGGGCTGCTGCACGACCTGGGCAAGGTCCTGGTGCTGTTTGGGGAGCCACAggtgagctgggggggggggggctgtgggaccCCCCTATTTGGGGATGCTTATGGGGGGACACTGGGGATGTTTGTCACCCCACATAGTGGGCGGTGGTGGGAGACACGTTCCCAGTGGGCTGCAAGGTGCAGAAGTCGGTGGTGTTCCATGATTCCACCTTCCACGACAACCCGGACACCAGAGACCCCCGGTACAAGTGAGTGCAGCTCCTCCATAGGTGGGAAACacagggagggggtggggggggagacAGCCCCCTCCTTGTACCCCCTAATTCTGCTCCACAGCACCGAGTGTGGGATGTACCAGCCCCACTGCGGCCTGGAGAACGTGCTCATGTCCTGGGGACACGATGGTGAGCGTGGGGAGACCCAGagcacggggggggggggatgatggggggctgccccccatggccccccctccttcccttcccaccaTACAGAGTATATCggggtggggggcagcagcccagcccccCAAACACCCACTTTCTCCACAGAGTACATGTATAGAGTGATGAAGTTCAACAACTTTGCCCTGCCCAAGGAGGTAGGGGAGGGCTGGGGTTGTGatgggtgggaatggggggcACCCCAAAGGGCTGGATGctccccccacaccccaaacctccccctatcccccccccacccctccaggCTTTCTACATGATCCGCTTCCACTCCTTCTACCCCTGGCACGCACACGGGGACTACAAGCACCTGTGCAATGAGGAGGACCTGCGCATGCTGCCCTGGGTCAAGGAGCTCAAGTGAGTGGTGGTCgtggggaatgggggggggatggaggtgCTCTGTGCCCCCCTCCCACCACCCCTAACCCCCCTCTTCCCCATGTGCTCTCACAGCAAGTTCGATCTGTACAccaagcaggaggagctgcccgatgtgaaggagctgcagggttATTACCAGGCCCTGATTGATAAGTACTGCCCTGGGGAGCTCTGCTGGTGagctgggaccccccccatcccctgcagATATAAAACCCCCCCAGCTTcttcaaccccccccccccagcactcagcactcCCCACACTGTGTTCACATCTGTGCCATCAATAAACCCAC
The Coturnix japonica isolate 7356 chromosome 1, Coturnix japonica 2.1, whole genome shotgun sequence DNA segment above includes these coding regions:
- the MIOX gene encoding inositol oxygenase isoform X1 — its product is MGQPKLWGAAQEPPIAPGDKGGGSWQLQCVPPPRPAMKVLQADPNPNEPQPSKDKAELRNYTEGKLLDRVYNTYLQMHTHQTVDFVRRKSAEYGGCSLRRMSAMQALQLLDQLVDESDPDVDFPNSLHAYQTAEGIRRAHPDKDWFHLVGLLHDLGKVLVLFGEPQWAVVGDTFPVGCKVQKSVVFHDSTFHDNPDTRDPRYNTECGMYQPHCGLENVLMSWGHDEYMYRVMKFNNFALPKEAFYMIRFHSFYPWHAHGDYKHLCNEEDLRMLPWVKELNKFDLYTKQEELPDVKELQGYYQALIDKYCPGELCW
- the MIOX gene encoding inositol oxygenase isoform X2, with translation MGQPKLWGAAQEPPIADPNPNEPQPSKDKAELRNYTEGKLLDRVYNTYLQMHTHQTVDFVRRKSAEYGGCSLRRMSAMQALQLLDQLVDESDPDVDFPNSLHAYQTAEGIRRAHPDKDWFHLVGLLHDLGKVLVLFGEPQWAVVGDTFPVGCKVQKSVVFHDSTFHDNPDTRDPRYNTECGMYQPHCGLENVLMSWGHDEYMYRVMKFNNFALPKEAFYMIRFHSFYPWHAHGDYKHLCNEEDLRMLPWVKELNKFDLYTKQEELPDVKELQGYYQALIDKYCPGELCW
- the MIOX gene encoding inositol oxygenase isoform X3 is translated as MSHSPARTRLSCATTRPAPLLQEGKLLDRVYNTYLQMHTHQTVDFVRRKSAEYGGCSLRRMSAMQALQLLDQLVDESDPDVDFPNSLHAYQTAEGIRRAHPDKDWFHLVGLLHDLGKVLVLFGEPQWAVVGDTFPVGCKVQKSVVFHDSTFHDNPDTRDPRYNTECGMYQPHCGLENVLMSWGHDEYMYRVMKFNNFALPKEAFYMIRFHSFYPWHAHGDYKHLCNEEDLRMLPWVKELNKFDLYTKQEELPDVKELQGYYQALIDKYCPGELCW